A single genomic interval of Methylobacterium bullatum harbors:
- the dacA gene encoding D-alanyl-D-alanine carboxypeptidase DacA, producing the protein MSNRLLRRLVLGLATAAGLLGASAAGAVTAPILVVEVDSGKVIYAQGATDPWFPASITKLMTAYVALDMVRQGKVSLDTLITISPAAAAEPPSKMGFRPGTQLTLDNALKIIMVKSANDVAWAIGENLGGSVEGFAALMNETAVRIGMRESRWTNPNGLPDARQWTSARDMAVLGRALIRDFPDNRALFSISAIQFGKSIMANHNGLLGRYAGADGMKTGFICSGGFNVVASATRNGRRLITIVMGQPSARERDLKASDLFDYGFGQSAGWTAQTIDSLPASAISEPPDLRPYICDKRKALPVDEGPGPIASQAGSENASILAAAAPVGSALAFATLNNGSLKGRALPPRAPLQPILVWIGRDPAEGAIALNEQAEAEKAERAAKIAEARKTKLEAANAKREASRLAKPAANGKGAVPATASAYAPVETTPVIAGGARSSAKADAGKKPAAKAATKPAHKAPEKPAAKAADKSTAKPAAKPAKGAAKASGTSRTSAARSAED; encoded by the coding sequence ATGTCGAACCGATTGTTGCGCCGCCTCGTCCTTGGTCTCGCCACGGCCGCGGGATTGCTCGGAGCAAGTGCGGCCGGCGCGGTGACGGCGCCGATCCTCGTGGTCGAGGTCGATTCCGGCAAGGTCATCTACGCTCAGGGCGCCACCGACCCGTGGTTCCCCGCCTCCATCACCAAGCTGATGACCGCCTACGTCGCCCTCGACATGGTGCGGCAGGGCAAGGTCTCGCTCGACACCCTGATCACCATCTCGCCCGCCGCCGCCGCCGAGCCGCCCTCGAAAATGGGCTTCAGGCCGGGCACGCAGTTGACCCTCGACAACGCCCTGAAGATCATCATGGTCAAGTCGGCCAACGATGTGGCCTGGGCGATCGGCGAGAATCTCGGCGGCTCGGTCGAGGGCTTCGCCGCCCTCATGAACGAGACCGCCGTCCGGATCGGCATGCGCGAGAGCCGCTGGACCAATCCCAACGGCCTTCCGGACGCCCGGCAATGGACCTCGGCCCGCGACATGGCGGTGCTCGGCCGGGCACTGATCCGCGACTTTCCAGACAACCGCGCCCTGTTCTCGATCAGCGCGATTCAGTTCGGCAAGTCGATCATGGCCAACCATAACGGCCTGCTCGGCCGCTATGCCGGGGCCGACGGCATGAAGACCGGCTTCATCTGTTCGGGCGGTTTCAACGTGGTGGCCAGCGCCACCCGCAACGGCCGCCGTCTGATCACCATCGTCATGGGCCAGCCGAGCGCCCGCGAGCGCGACCTCAAAGCGTCCGACCTGTTCGATTACGGCTTTGGCCAATCGGCGGGATGGACCGCGCAGACCATCGATTCCCTGCCCGCTTCCGCCATCTCCGAACCGCCGGACCTGCGCCCCTATATCTGCGACAAGCGCAAGGCCTTGCCGGTCGACGAAGGCCCCGGCCCCATCGCCTCGCAGGCCGGCAGCGAGAATGCCTCGATCCTTGCCGCCGCCGCGCCCGTGGGCTCGGCGCTCGCTTTCGCCACCCTCAACAACGGCTCCCTGAAGGGCCGTGCCCTGCCACCGCGCGCGCCCCTGCAGCCGATCCTGGTCTGGATCGGCCGCGATCCGGCCGAAGGCGCCATCGCCCTGAACGAGCAGGCCGAGGCCGAGAAGGCGGAACGCGCCGCCAAGATCGCCGAGGCCCGCAAGACGAAGCTCGAGGCTGCGAACGCCAAGCGCGAGGCGTCGAGGCTCGCCAAGCCGGCCGCGAACGGCAAGGGCGCCGTGCCGGCCACCGCCAGCGCCTATGCTCCGGTGGAGACGACGCCCGTGATCGCGGGCGGCGCGAGATCCTCAGCCAAAGCCGATGCCGGCAAGAAGCCTGCTGCGAAAGCCGCGACGAAGCCGGCCCACAAGGCCCCGGAAAAGCCTGCGGCGAAGGCTGCGGACAAGTCCACGGCCAAGCCCGCTGCCAAGCCTGCGAAGGGCGCTGCCAAGGCATCGGGCACCAGCAGGACCTCCGCTGCGCGATCCGCCGAGGATTGA
- the yjiA_2 gene encoding putative GTP-binding protein YjiA, with protein sequence MANPSPPTSPNDDPRRPEPIPLTVLTGFLGAGKTTLLNRMLRDPALSDTVVIVNEFGEIGLDHLLIETVDEDMILLGAGCLCCTVRGDLIATLEDLLRKRDNGRITPFRRVVIETTGLADPAPILHALIYHPYLAMRYRLQAVVTVVDAVNGASTLDAHPEALRQAAVADRIVLAKEDLVDTGGDALRARLRTLNPTAPIHGPDMAPAELLGGFFGLDGKSDDVRAWLGAEAFPDHDHHHGHHHHDVNRHDAAIRAFTLTSDVPVKRAAFEMFLDLLRSGHGPKLLRLKGLVALADEPDRPVVVHGVQHVIHMPVQLAAWPDDDHRSRLVLIVRDLDPAFVTGLWDAFLGRPRIDAPDAAALTANPLAIPGG encoded by the coding sequence ATGGCCAATCCTTCCCCGCCCACGTCTCCCAACGACGATCCCCGCCGTCCAGAGCCGATCCCGCTCACGGTGCTCACCGGTTTCCTCGGAGCCGGCAAGACCACGCTCCTCAACCGGATGCTGCGCGACCCGGCCCTGTCGGACACCGTGGTCATCGTCAACGAGTTCGGCGAGATCGGCCTCGATCACCTGCTGATCGAGACGGTGGACGAGGACATGATCCTGCTCGGTGCCGGGTGCCTGTGCTGCACCGTGCGCGGCGACCTCATCGCCACCCTCGAAGATCTGCTGCGCAAGCGCGACAACGGCCGCATCACGCCGTTCCGTCGAGTCGTCATCGAGACGACGGGCCTCGCAGACCCGGCCCCGATCCTCCACGCGCTGATCTACCATCCCTATCTCGCCATGCGGTACCGGCTGCAGGCGGTCGTCACCGTGGTGGACGCGGTCAACGGCGCGTCCACCCTCGACGCTCATCCCGAGGCCCTGCGCCAGGCCGCCGTGGCCGACCGGATCGTGCTGGCGAAGGAGGATCTCGTCGACACGGGGGGCGACGCCCTGCGCGCCCGCCTCCGGACCCTCAATCCCACGGCGCCCATTCATGGCCCCGACATGGCGCCGGCCGAGCTTCTCGGCGGGTTCTTCGGTCTGGACGGCAAGAGCGACGATGTCCGCGCCTGGCTCGGCGCCGAGGCCTTCCCGGACCACGATCATCATCACGGCCACCACCATCACGACGTGAACCGGCACGATGCCGCGATCCGGGCCTTCACCCTCACCAGCGACGTGCCGGTGAAGCGGGCCGCCTTCGAGATGTTCCTCGATCTCCTGCGGTCCGGCCACGGCCCGAAGCTCCTGCGCCTGAAGGGGCTGGTGGCGCTCGCCGACGAGCCGGATCGTCCCGTGGTGGTCCACGGCGTCCAGCACGTGATCCATATGCCGGTCCAACTCGCCGCATGGCCCGACGACGACCATCGCTCTCGCCTCGTCCTGATCGTGCGCGATCTCGATCCGGCCTTCGTCACCGGCCTGTGGGATGCCTTTCTGGGGCGCCCGAGGATCGATGCGCCCGACGCTGCGGCGCTGACGGCCAATCCGCTGGCGATCCCCGGAGGCTAG
- the ptsH gene encoding Phosphocarrier protein HPr, which translates to MSDAYDDDDVEPEITVPEGGHLRILPVINRRGLHARASAKFVQTVEKFEAAVTVTRSGETVGGRSIMGLLTLGAAQGTSIAVVASGSDAEACLQAITDLLANKFGEDE; encoded by the coding sequence ATGAGCGACGCTTACGACGACGACGATGTCGAGCCCGAGATCACGGTCCCGGAGGGCGGCCACTTAAGGATCCTTCCGGTCATCAACCGGCGCGGCCTGCACGCGCGGGCCTCGGCCAAGTTCGTACAGACGGTGGAGAAGTTCGAGGCTGCGGTGACGGTCACACGCTCGGGCGAGACCGTGGGCGGACGGTCGATCATGGGCCTGCTCACCCTCGGCGCGGCACAGGGCACCTCTATCGCCGTGGTGGCCTCTGGCAGCGATGCCGAAGCCTGCCTCCAAGCCATCACCGACCTCCTCGCCAACAAGTTCGGCGAGGACGAATAG
- the manX gene encoding PTS system mannose-specific EIIAB component, whose translation MIGMVLVTHGLLATEFKAALEHVVGPQKQIETITIGPDDDMELRRLDIVSAVDRVDTGKGVVVLTDMFGGTPSNLALSCMNGGTVEVVAGINLPMLIKLASVRDAEPLGDAVLHAQEAGRKYINVASRVLAGK comes from the coding sequence ATGATTGGAATGGTGCTCGTCACCCACGGGCTGCTCGCCACCGAGTTCAAGGCTGCCCTTGAACACGTGGTCGGTCCGCAAAAGCAGATCGAGACGATCACGATCGGCCCCGACGACGATATGGAGCTGCGCAGGCTCGACATTGTCTCCGCCGTGGACCGGGTCGATACCGGCAAGGGCGTCGTCGTGCTCACCGACATGTTCGGTGGCACGCCCTCCAACCTCGCCTTGTCCTGCATGAATGGCGGGACCGTGGAGGTGGTGGCCGGAATCAACCTTCCGATGCTGATCAAGCTCGCCAGTGTGCGCGATGCCGAGCCCCTGGGGGATGCGGTGCTCCATGCCCAGGAAGCGGGCCGGAAGTACATCAACGTCGCCTCCCGCGTCCTCGCCGGCAAATAA
- the hprK gene encoding HPr kinase/phosphorylase, with the protein MERPLPAPALTVHATCLVLGEAGILIRGESGAGKSSLALALLNRARQDGGYGALVGDDRIGLTPHHGSVVARGHPTLYGLIEIRGVGLVRASPLADAAVIRLVVDLVGTLPRLPDTPTDSVDVLGVAIRRLMLDRSIRDRALAPGLVLGALFRSASVAPRTHLNTVSCEFGSPI; encoded by the coding sequence GTGGAGCGGCCCCTTCCCGCGCCGGCCCTCACGGTCCACGCCACCTGCCTGGTCCTAGGTGAGGCTGGCATCCTCATCAGGGGCGAATCCGGCGCAGGCAAATCGTCACTGGCCCTCGCTCTCCTCAACCGGGCGCGGCAGGACGGCGGCTACGGCGCGCTGGTGGGCGACGACCGTATCGGGCTCACCCCCCATCACGGAAGCGTCGTCGCTCGCGGCCACCCCACCCTTTACGGCCTGATCGAGATCCGAGGCGTGGGGCTCGTCCGGGCATCCCCACTGGCCGACGCGGCCGTCATCCGCCTTGTGGTCGATCTCGTCGGGACGCTGCCGCGACTGCCCGACACGCCCACGGATTCGGTGGATGTCCTTGGCGTCGCGATTCGCCGGCTCATGCTGGACCGCAGCATCCGCGACCGCGCATTGGCGCCGGGTCTCGTGCTCGGTGCCCTTTTCCGGAGTGCGAGCGTTGCCCCACGGACGCACCTCAACACCGTCTCATGCGAATTCGGCTCTCCCATATAG
- the resE gene encoding Sensor histidine kinase ResE, producing MDSQDQADAPQRGLLSLPRTIWRGIGQRASSSLTRRIVVLNLVGLIALLFGFLYLNQFRQGLIQARVQSLLIQGEIIAGAISSSASVDTDAIRIDPDKLLQLQAGEGGAGDDPPSPLTFSLNPERVAPLLRRLITPTGNRARVYDQDGGLLFDTRTLSARGEMGRSDGIVVRSKHNFLEQAWEFLQAKLFGTARTSVLEEVGPASGHSLKEVQVALGGARGTLVRRNEAGETNVSVAVPILRSGAVRGALMLSTQGGDIDRVIASERFGLLQVFLIAASVMLVLSILLAGAIAGPVRRLADAAEKVRLGIKSREEIPDFTGRTDEIGHLSGALRDMTQALYRRIDAIESFAADVSHELKNPLTSLRSAVETLPLAKTDDSRSRLLAIIQHDVKRLDRLISDISDASRLDAELARAEARRVDLHKLMTTVVSVANERRRPKDALIQFDVDTPAGDVEAPFMIFGHDSRLGQVVNNLLDNARSFSPPDAKVRVALRRVRAEVELIVEDEGPGIPEHALERIFERFYTDRPEQGFGQNSGLGLSISRQIVQAHRGTIRAANRPGPADENGEATVRGARFVVRLPAASR from the coding sequence GTGGATTCCCAAGACCAAGCCGACGCTCCGCAACGCGGCCTTCTCTCCCTGCCGCGCACGATCTGGCGCGGCATCGGCCAGCGCGCCTCATCGAGCCTGACGCGCCGGATCGTCGTCCTCAACCTCGTCGGGTTGATCGCCCTGCTGTTCGGCTTCCTCTACCTGAACCAGTTCCGGCAGGGACTGATCCAGGCGCGGGTGCAGAGCCTGCTGATCCAGGGCGAGATCATCGCCGGGGCGATCTCTTCCTCCGCCTCGGTGGACACCGACGCGATCCGCATCGATCCCGACAAGCTGCTCCAGCTTCAGGCCGGAGAAGGCGGCGCGGGCGACGACCCCCCCTCTCCGCTCACCTTTTCCCTCAACCCCGAGCGGGTCGCGCCGCTTCTGCGCCGCCTCATCACGCCCACCGGCAACCGCGCGCGGGTCTACGACCAGGATGGCGGCCTGCTGTTCGACACCCGCACCCTCTCCGCCCGTGGCGAGATGGGCCGCAGCGACGGCATCGTCGTGCGGAGCAAGCACAACTTCCTCGAACAGGCCTGGGAGTTCCTCCAAGCCAAGCTGTTCGGCACCGCCCGCACGTCGGTCCTGGAAGAGGTCGGCCCGGCGAGCGGCCACAGCCTGAAGGAAGTCCAGGTCGCCCTGGGCGGCGCTCGTGGCACCCTGGTCCGACGCAACGAGGCAGGGGAGACCAACGTCTCCGTGGCGGTCCCGATCCTGCGGTCGGGGGCGGTCAGAGGCGCGCTGATGCTCTCGACCCAAGGCGGCGACATCGACCGGGTCATCGCCTCGGAGCGGTTCGGCCTGCTCCAGGTCTTCCTCATCGCCGCCTCCGTGATGCTGGTCCTGTCGATCCTGCTGGCCGGGGCCATCGCCGGCCCGGTGCGCCGCCTCGCGGACGCCGCCGAGAAGGTCCGCCTCGGCATCAAGTCTCGCGAGGAGATCCCCGATTTCACCGGCAGGACCGATGAGATCGGCCACCTGTCCGGCGCCCTGCGCGACATGACCCAGGCCCTCTACCGGCGCATCGACGCCATCGAGAGCTTCGCCGCCGATGTCAGCCACGAACTGAAGAACCCCCTCACCTCCCTGCGCAGCGCCGTGGAGACGCTCCCCCTCGCCAAGACCGACGATTCCCGCTCGCGCCTGCTCGCGATCATCCAGCACGACGTGAAGCGCCTCGACCGCCTCATCAGCGACATTTCCGACGCCTCGCGCCTCGATGCGGAGCTCGCCCGCGCCGAGGCGCGCAGGGTGGACCTGCACAAGCTGATGACGACGGTGGTCTCCGTCGCCAACGAGCGCCGGCGCCCGAAGGACGCGCTCATCCAGTTCGACGTGGACACGCCCGCCGGAGACGTGGAGGCCCCCTTCATGATCTTCGGGCATGACAGCCGGCTCGGGCAGGTGGTCAACAACCTCCTCGACAACGCCCGCTCGTTCTCACCCCCCGATGCCAAGGTGCGGGTGGCCCTGCGCCGGGTCCGCGCCGAGGTGGAACTGATCGTCGAGGACGAGGGCCCGGGCATCCCCGAACATGCCCTGGAGCGCATCTTCGAGCGCTTCTACACCGACCGGCCGGAGCAGGGGTTCGGCCAGAATTCCGGCCTCGGCCTGTCGATCTCGCGTCAGATCGTCCAGGCCCATCGCGGCACGATCAGGGCCGCGAACCGCCCCGGACCCGCCGACGAGAACGGGGAGGCGACGGTGCGCGGTGCGCGGTTCGTCGTGCGCCTCCCCGCGGCGTCCCGCTAG
- the baeR gene encoding Transcriptional regulatory protein BaeR — translation MPTIALVDDDRNILTSVSIALETEGYRIQTYTDGASALDGLKHSPPDLAIFDIKMPRMDGMELLRRLRQKSDLPVIFLTSKDEEIDELFGLKMGADDFIHKPFSQRLLVERVKAVLRRFAPKDGPGAAAREADAAARSLERGLLMMDPERHTCTWKGEAVTLTVTEFLILQALAHRPGVVKSRNALMDAAYDDQVYVDDRTIDSHIKRLRKKFKVVDTNFDMIETLYGVGYRFKEG, via the coding sequence ATGCCCACCATCGCCCTCGTGGACGACGATAGAAACATCCTCACCTCGGTCTCGATCGCCCTCGAGACCGAAGGCTACCGGATCCAGACCTATACCGACGGCGCCTCGGCCCTCGACGGCCTGAAGCACTCGCCCCCCGATCTCGCGATCTTCGACATCAAGATGCCGCGCATGGACGGGATGGAGCTGCTGCGCCGACTGCGCCAGAAATCCGACCTGCCGGTGATCTTCCTGACCTCGAAGGACGAGGAGATCGACGAGCTCTTCGGCCTCAAGATGGGCGCCGACGACTTCATCCATAAGCCGTTCTCGCAGCGCCTCCTGGTGGAGCGGGTCAAAGCGGTGCTGCGTCGCTTCGCCCCCAAGGACGGACCCGGCGCCGCCGCGCGCGAGGCCGATGCCGCCGCCCGCTCCCTCGAGCGGGGCCTGCTCATGATGGACCCGGAGCGGCACACCTGCACCTGGAAGGGCGAGGCCGTCACCCTCACGGTGACCGAGTTCCTCATCCTGCAGGCCCTGGCCCACCGGCCCGGCGTCGTGAAGAGCCGCAACGCCCTGATGGACGCGGCCTATGACGATCAGGTCTATGTGGACGACCGCACCATCGACAGCCACATCAAGCGCCTGCGCAAGAAGTTCAAGGTGGTCGACACCAACTTCGACATGATCGAAACCTTGTACGGCGTCGGCTACCGCTTCAAGGAAGGCTGA
- the ptk gene encoding Tyrosine-protein kinase ptk, whose product MNRVLDHSKSGVSVVLRQTYEAQTLGFLTAIIRHRRVIVGLAAAALVLATAICWSLPDKYSAESLIQVDLSRVAASQATSPNQQAATSLDAGAIVESEARVIRSLATVRHAVEDLKLQDDPAFARGPGFVSRILSTVLPGSAKEPAGSTASVEAVTREVSRNLTVTNDTRAYLINVSYNSTSPERSARIVNAVVDAYLRNRLEMGVAAAERTRTWLEEQIGESRRELETAEAAVDRYRRQTGYVEGGTQGMSLPQQEVRDAVAQLAAARQTRLAAEARLSRAQEVFAAGGTPSAQDLSGAPLIQRMLESAESATRDFANVAATGPRHPAYLQAKANIDAAQSRLREEIKRAIGNLESDVKAATADEANLADRVDVLKANLVEGMGQDAKLQSLQTNAAAIRERLKLLSDGHAQALALTGMKSSTTQIVMAAKPVTVPSGPNRLLLICLSVLGAGGVGIGYAVMMDRRDTGFRSDAEIAHETSHRCLGMVPELTGGSSAAEVRMFDESIRLVTATLTGARALAEPRVVMVTSSVPGEGKSLLCMAMASLLAQRGIRTLVIDSTPRLHAETDRPSLDDVVFGDPAGFPLRNDPGKVVVLHRAEHGDPHDLFLTPAFESFIERARESFDLVLVEAPPVMLSVDVLTMGGLADVTILAVAWNRTPRETVQAALRRLQDNSVRLRGLVLTHVNLTEHKDFRVVDQCSHYNDYRGHFEEAGAHHARGDLLPSRLSS is encoded by the coding sequence ATGAACCGGGTTCTGGACCACTCGAAGAGCGGGGTCAGCGTCGTGCTCCGCCAGACCTACGAAGCCCAGACCCTGGGGTTCCTCACCGCGATCATCCGGCACCGCCGGGTGATCGTCGGGCTCGCCGCCGCCGCCCTGGTGCTCGCGACCGCCATCTGCTGGTCGCTGCCCGACAAGTACAGCGCCGAATCCCTGATCCAAGTCGATCTCAGCCGCGTCGCCGCCTCACAGGCCACCTCGCCGAACCAGCAGGCCGCGACCAGCCTCGATGCCGGGGCCATCGTCGAGAGCGAGGCGCGGGTGATCCGTTCGCTGGCCACCGTCAGACATGCGGTCGAGGACCTCAAGCTCCAGGACGACCCGGCCTTCGCGCGGGGGCCGGGCTTCGTCTCCCGCATCCTTTCCACGGTACTGCCCGGATCGGCGAAGGAGCCCGCCGGTTCCACCGCCTCGGTGGAGGCGGTCACCCGCGAAGTCTCGCGGAACCTGACCGTGACCAACGACACGCGGGCCTACCTGATCAACGTGTCCTACAACTCGACCTCGCCGGAGCGTTCGGCGCGGATCGTCAACGCCGTGGTCGACGCCTATCTGCGCAACCGCCTGGAGATGGGGGTGGCGGCGGCCGAGCGGACGAGGACCTGGCTCGAGGAGCAGATCGGCGAGAGCCGGCGCGAGCTCGAGACCGCCGAGGCGGCCGTCGACCGCTACAGGCGGCAGACCGGCTACGTGGAGGGCGGCACGCAGGGCATGAGCCTGCCGCAGCAGGAGGTGCGCGACGCCGTGGCCCAGCTCGCCGCCGCCCGGCAGACCCGGCTCGCCGCCGAGGCGCGCCTGTCGCGGGCGCAGGAGGTCTTCGCCGCCGGCGGCACCCCTTCGGCGCAGGACCTTTCCGGCGCGCCCCTGATCCAGAGGATGCTGGAGAGCGCGGAATCGGCCACGCGGGACTTCGCCAACGTCGCCGCGACCGGACCGCGTCATCCGGCCTACCTGCAGGCCAAGGCCAATATCGACGCCGCGCAATCGCGGCTTCGCGAGGAAATCAAGCGCGCGATCGGCAATCTCGAGAGCGACGTCAAGGCGGCCACCGCCGACGAGGCGAACCTCGCCGACAGGGTCGACGTGCTGAAGGCGAACCTTGTCGAGGGGATGGGGCAGGACGCGAAGTTGCAGAGCCTGCAGACCAACGCGGCGGCCATCCGCGAGCGCCTCAAGCTCCTGAGCGACGGCCACGCCCAGGCGCTGGCGCTCACCGGGATGAAATCCTCGACCACGCAGATCGTCATGGCGGCCAAGCCCGTGACGGTCCCGTCGGGGCCGAACCGGCTCCTGCTGATCTGCCTCAGCGTCCTCGGGGCGGGCGGCGTGGGGATCGGCTACGCCGTGATGATGGATCGGCGCGACACCGGCTTCCGGTCCGATGCCGAGATCGCGCACGAAACCTCCCACCGCTGCCTCGGCATGGTGCCCGAACTCACCGGCGGTTCGTCGGCCGCCGAGGTCCGGATGTTCGACGAATCGATCCGCCTCGTCACTGCGACGCTCACCGGAGCCCGCGCCCTGGCCGAACCCCGCGTCGTCATGGTGACGTCCTCGGTGCCCGGCGAGGGCAAATCGCTTCTGTGCATGGCGATGGCGAGCCTCCTGGCTCAGCGCGGCATCCGCACCCTCGTGATCGACAGCACGCCGCGCCTCCATGCGGAGACCGACCGGCCCAGCCTCGACGATGTCGTGTTCGGGGACCCGGCAGGTTTCCCGCTGCGGAACGACCCCGGCAAGGTCGTCGTGCTGCATCGGGCCGAGCACGGCGACCCGCACGACCTCTTCCTGACACCGGCCTTCGAGAGTTTCATAGAGCGGGCTCGGGAGAGCTTCGATCTGGTCCTCGTCGAGGCTCCCCCCGTGATGCTGTCCGTGGATGTCCTGACGATGGGCGGCCTCGCCGATGTCACGATCCTGGCCGTTGCCTGGAACCGGACCCCGCGCGAGACGGTCCAGGCGGCGTTGCGGCGGCTGCAGGACAATTCCGTGCGCCTGCGCGGCCTGGTCCTGACGCATGTCAATCTGACGGAGCACAAGGACTTCCGCGTGGTCGACCAATGCTCCCACTACAACGATTACCGGGGGCATTTCGAGGAAGCCGGGGCGCATCACGCCCGCGGCGACCTGCTGCCCTCCAGGCTGTCCTCATAG
- the noeI gene encoding 2-O-methyltransferase NoeI, with translation MDLVDRAYRHYSDVKQLGLPVLLRGLHRRASSREARLVRTVHGAFYIRPHTSDMEVLRSVFGRMVYDLDRVRQGAATRSEYERICAAGHTPIVIDGGANVGIAARYFARAYPRAVVLAVEPDEDNLAVCRKNTEVCPNICVVPTALGGRSGCVNLEHGNGDADSGRTERADHGIPITVIAELKDLIPNGELLIVKIDVEGFEKDVFSGEIGWVSEPHAIIVEPHDWMLPGDGTSFPLQDILLRERREMILSGDNLMLFKSRAASARGDTSHWPTRGLLKVVPSA, from the coding sequence ATGGATCTCGTCGATCGCGCCTACAGGCACTACAGCGACGTCAAGCAACTCGGCCTGCCCGTGCTCCTGCGCGGGCTGCACCGCCGCGCCTCCTCCCGCGAGGCCCGTCTGGTCCGGACGGTCCACGGCGCGTTCTACATCCGGCCGCACACGTCGGACATGGAGGTGCTGAGATCCGTCTTCGGCCGCATGGTCTACGACCTCGACCGGGTCCGCCAGGGGGCGGCCACCCGGAGCGAGTACGAGAGGATCTGCGCGGCAGGACACACGCCGATCGTCATCGACGGAGGCGCCAATGTGGGAATCGCGGCGCGCTACTTCGCGCGGGCCTATCCCAGGGCGGTCGTGCTGGCGGTGGAGCCGGACGAGGACAACCTCGCCGTCTGCCGGAAGAACACCGAGGTCTGCCCCAACATCTGCGTCGTCCCCACCGCCCTCGGCGGCCGGAGCGGCTGCGTGAACCTCGAACACGGCAACGGCGACGCCGATAGCGGGCGGACCGAGCGGGCGGACCACGGCATCCCGATCACCGTCATCGCGGAACTCAAGGACCTGATCCCCAACGGCGAGCTGCTGATCGTCAAGATCGACGTCGAGGGCTTCGAGAAGGACGTGTTCTCCGGCGAGATCGGCTGGGTCTCCGAGCCGCATGCGATCATCGTCGAACCGCACGACTGGATGCTGCCGGGCGACGGAACCAGCTTTCCGCTGCAGGACATCCTCCTGCGCGAGCGGCGGGAGATGATCCTGTCGGGCGACAACCTGATGCTCTTCAAGTCCCGCGCCGCATCCGCGAGGGGCGACACGTCGCACTGGCCGACGAGGGGGCTTCTCAAGGTGGTGCCGTCCGCGTGA